The proteins below come from a single Pleuronectes platessa chromosome 1, fPlePla1.1, whole genome shotgun sequence genomic window:
- the LOC128448910 gene encoding solute carrier family 25 member 44-like, producing MQQNRNMQALEWDDLDKTRFYPIGVLMKMSIRCTDYPAALIRTQLQVQRGNSLHKGTFDAFSKILRAEGVRGLYRGFMVNSFTVVSSQAHITTYMLVRKYVSQYTEDNTVKALVAGGSASLVAQSITVPIDVVSQQLMMQGQGAHLSRFQLNTNTQAGKRKVLFGQTRNIMSQIYAADGFRGFYRGYTASLITYIPNSAVWWPLYQFYAEQLSKLAPSDCPHLILQGIAGPLAAATASTVTNPMDVVRARVQVEGRSSVIETFRQLITEEGYRGLTKGLSARIIASTPAAVLTAVGYETLKKISLRPKQDDSTQR from the exons ATGCAGCAGAACAGAAACATGCAGGCCCTCGAGTGGGACGACCTCGACAAGACCAGGTTCTACCCGATCGGGGTGTTGATGAAGATGAGCATCCGATGCACAGACTACCCAGCAGCACTCATCCGCACACAGCTGCAGGTGCAGAGGGGCAATTCGCTCCACAAGGGAACTTTTGACGCCTTCTCCAAGATCCTGCGGGCGGAGGGCGTGCGGGGCCTCTACCGCGGCTTCATGGTCAACTCCTTCACGGTCGTCTCAAGCCAGGCTCACATAACCACCTACATGCTGGTAAGGAAGTATGTCTCCCAGTATACAGAGGACAACACGGTGAAGGCGCTGGTGGCCGGCGGCTCGGCTTCACTGGTCGCTCAGAGCATCACCGTTCCCATAGATGTGGTCTCTCAGCAGCTGATGATGCAGGGCCAGGGGGCGCACCTCTCCCGCTTTCAACtcaacaccaacacacaggCTGGAAAGCGCAAAGTACTGTTCGGCCAAACCAGGAACATTATGAGTCAGATTTATGCTGCTGATGGTTTCCGGGGCTTCTACAGAGGATACACTGCTTCTTTAATCACTTACATCCCAAACAGTGCGGTCTGGTGGCCTCTCTATCAGTTCTATGCTG agcAACTCTCCAAACTGGCTCCCAGTGACTGTCCTCATCTGATTCTACAAGGCATCGCTGGACCTctcgctgctgccactgcctcCACGGTCACCAACCCGATGGATGTGGTTCGAGCCAGAGTTCAG gttgaAGGCCGGTCTTCAGTCATTGAGACGTTCAGACAGCTGATCACAGAGGAGGGCTACCGGGGTTTGACCAAAGGACTGTCGGCTCGCATCATTGCATCCACGCCCGCTGCCGTCCTCACGGCCGTCGGCTACGAGACTCTGAAGAAAATTAGTTTGCGACCGAAGCAGGACGATTCCACACAAAGGTAA